From Cyclobacteriaceae bacterium, a single genomic window includes:
- a CDS encoding aldehyde dehydrogenase family protein, with protein sequence MEIKKVLSHLGIKASNAGVSTGTKWIKTSGPVIKSYSPVDGQLIGSVRSADQKSFNKIVETASKAFLKWRMVPAPKRGEVVRQIGDALRQSKEELGMLVSYEMGKSYQEGLGEVQEMIDICDFAVGLSRQLNGLTMHSERPLHRMYEQYHPLGIVGIISAFNFPVAVWSWNSMLAWVCGDTCIWKPSEKTPLCSIACQNIISKVFAKNNVPEGVSCLVNGDYRVGQWMSSHEDIPLVSATGSVRMGKVVAKTVSERLGRPLMELGGNNAIIISEHANLDIAIRGAVFGAVGTAGQRCTSTRRLIVHEKIYDSVKQRLKKVYGQLKIGNPLSTENHVGPLIDKLAVKSYNEALKKIKSQGGKILVEGGVLSGKGYESGCYVRPAIAEVKNKFDIVQQETFAPILYLIKYKTLDEAVGYQNGVRQGLSSALMTTNLQEMEKFLSQAGSDCGIANVNIGTSGAEIGGAFGGEKETGGGRESGSDAWKVYMRRQTNTINYGSNLPLAQGIKFDI encoded by the coding sequence ATGGAAATAAAAAAAGTGCTCTCCCATCTTGGCATCAAAGCGTCTAATGCCGGAGTATCAACTGGTACAAAATGGATAAAAACTTCAGGGCCTGTAATTAAATCTTATTCTCCGGTTGACGGACAATTGATTGGGTCTGTCAGAAGTGCAGATCAGAAATCGTTTAATAAGATAGTTGAAACAGCTTCCAAAGCATTTCTGAAATGGAGAATGGTTCCTGCACCGAAACGTGGTGAAGTTGTCAGGCAAATCGGAGACGCATTACGGCAGTCAAAAGAAGAGCTGGGAATGCTGGTGTCGTATGAGATGGGTAAATCCTATCAGGAGGGTCTGGGTGAAGTTCAGGAGATGATTGATATCTGCGATTTTGCGGTTGGACTTTCGCGACAGCTTAATGGATTAACCATGCATTCAGAAAGACCCCTGCACAGAATGTATGAACAATATCATCCGCTGGGAATTGTTGGAATTATCTCCGCTTTCAATTTCCCGGTTGCGGTATGGTCGTGGAACAGCATGCTTGCGTGGGTGTGCGGAGATACGTGTATCTGGAAGCCATCTGAGAAAACTCCATTGTGCAGTATTGCCTGTCAGAATATTATATCCAAAGTCTTTGCGAAGAATAATGTACCGGAAGGGGTTTCATGCCTCGTCAATGGAGATTACAGAGTAGGACAATGGATGTCATCCCATGAAGACATTCCTTTGGTCTCAGCAACGGGTTCGGTAAGAATGGGAAAAGTCGTTGCAAAAACTGTAAGCGAACGCCTTGGAAGACCATTGATGGAACTTGGTGGAAACAATGCAATTATCATCAGCGAGCATGCCAATCTTGATATTGCAATTCGTGGGGCAGTGTTCGGAGCTGTAGGAACCGCAGGACAACGCTGCACCTCCACACGAAGATTAATAGTCCACGAAAAGATCTATGACTCTGTTAAGCAGCGTTTGAAAAAAGTTTATGGACAGCTGAAGATCGGAAATCCCCTCTCCACTGAGAATCATGTCGGCCCGCTAATTGACAAGCTTGCGGTGAAATCTTACAACGAGGCATTAAAAAAAATAAAGTCACAGGGAGGAAAAATACTCGTAGAAGGCGGCGTGCTTTCAGGAAAGGGCTATGAATCCGGGTGTTATGTTCGTCCAGCTATCGCAGAAGTGAAGAATAAATTTGACATCGTACAACAGGAGACATTCGCTCCCATACTTTACTTGATCAAATACAAAACTCTGGATGAAGCTGTTGGATATCAGAATGGCGTTCGACAAGGGCTTTCATCAGCATTGATGACTACGAATCTGCAGGAAATGGAGAAATTCCTTTCACAGGCAGGAAGTGATTGTGGTATCGCCAATGTCAACATCGGCACTTCTGGTGCGGAAATTGGAGGAGCCTTTGGCGGAGAAAAGGAAACGGGAGGCGGAAGGGAGTCAGGTTCAGATGCATGGAAAGTTTATATGCGCCGACAGACCAATACGATCAACTACGGGAGCAATCTACCACTGGCTCAGGGCATCAAATTTGACATTTGA
- a CDS encoding Hsp20/alpha crystallin family protein has translation MSIVRYRGNEYVPTSFSSLIDGLFNETMTKSGGSVFVPKVDIIENETSYELHVAAPGLSKEDFNIEVNDNLLTVSGERKFNNEKKDKNYHSIETSYGAFKRSFSLPENVDSTKINAKYNNGILELTVPKDEKKALKQTIKVS, from the coding sequence ATGAGCATAGTAAGATACAGAGGTAACGAATATGTACCGACCTCATTCAGCAGTCTGATCGACGGATTATTCAATGAAACAATGACTAAATCTGGCGGAAGTGTTTTCGTGCCGAAAGTTGACATTATCGAAAACGAAACCTCCTATGAGTTGCATGTCGCAGCTCCTGGTTTAAGCAAGGAAGATTTCAACATTGAAGTGAATGACAATTTATTGACTGTAAGTGGTGAGCGTAAGTTCAACAATGAGAAGAAAGACAAGAACTATCATTCCATTGAGACCAGCTACGGTGCATTCAAGCGTTCATTTTCACTACCTGAAAATGTAGACAGCACAAAGATTAACGCGAAATACAACAATGGTATTCTCGAATTGACAGTGCCAAAAGACGAGAAGAAGGCCCTGAAACAAACCATTAAGGTCAGCTAA
- a CDS encoding trypsin-like serine protease: MHKDYNMDAFSQMIITAVNNVKNAVVKIDVYKTVQGKLKAAGSGSGFIFSSDGLIFTNHHVVNGAEKIMVGLLNENEIEAFLIGKDPDTDLAILKIYTDGYSTAHLGDASTLQIGQLVIAIGNPLGYQHTVTTGVVSALGRSMRTQSGRVVDNVIQSDAALNPGNSGGPLITTDGEVVGVNTAIISGAQNISFSVDINTAKEVASQLIKNGKVFKAYLGFMLQEVPINPKILRHHHLPNQKGLFVTGIESDSPAGRSQIKEGDIIVSFNNKSVNTLNELFKELTKKEILTLVDITVVRHTELFNFGIFPLDRKERSRIEN; encoded by the coding sequence ATGCACAAAGATTACAATATGGATGCATTCTCCCAAATGATCATTACTGCTGTAAACAACGTTAAGAACGCAGTAGTAAAGATTGATGTGTACAAAACTGTTCAGGGCAAACTTAAGGCAGCCGGATCAGGTTCAGGTTTTATATTTTCCTCCGACGGACTGATTTTCACAAACCATCACGTCGTCAATGGCGCTGAGAAGATCATGGTGGGCTTGCTTAACGAAAATGAAATTGAAGCTTTTCTTATTGGGAAGGATCCGGATACAGATCTTGCCATTTTGAAAATTTACACCGACGGATATTCAACAGCGCACCTGGGCGATGCCTCCACTTTACAAATCGGGCAACTGGTTATTGCTATTGGAAATCCTCTGGGTTATCAGCATACTGTTACAACAGGAGTAGTTAGTGCGTTGGGTCGTTCCATGCGAACTCAATCAGGTAGAGTTGTTGATAATGTTATCCAATCAGATGCTGCCCTCAATCCCGGAAATTCGGGAGGACCTCTCATTACAACGGATGGTGAGGTTGTGGGTGTTAATACTGCGATCATCAGTGGTGCCCAGAACATAAGTTTTTCTGTAGATATCAACACCGCAAAAGAAGTTGCGAGCCAACTGATTAAAAATGGTAAAGTATTCAAAGCATATCTTGGATTCATGCTTCAGGAGGTTCCTATCAATCCAAAAATCCTTAGACATCATCATCTTCCCAATCAGAAAGGATTATTTGTTACGGGCATAGAATCTGATTCTCCAGCAGGAAGATCACAGATAAAAGAAGGAGATATCATCGTCTCTTTCAATAATAAGTCTGTAAATACCCTCAACGAACTTTTTAAGGAACTGACTAAAAAAGAGATTCTTACACTGGTGGATATCACTGTGGTGAGACATACGGAACTGTTCAATTTTGGAATATTCCCTTTAGATCGCAAAGAAAGATCAAGGATTGAGAATTAA
- a CDS encoding PDZ domain-containing protein has protein sequence MKRFLIILVVLVAAFIGAVTGVILTLRFVDRAPEYTSIEQHQNLTLAGMKPDSSRKISVGTNFEYAAKMITPAVVHISIVYGAGDFSLNPLELYRPQTHSSGSGVIISDDGYIVTNNHVIEDATNVEIEMNDNQSFYAKVVGRDPSTDLALLKIKAKNLPFIRYGNSDSVVPGEWVLAVGNPFDLNSTVTAGIVSAKARNIGILRDRNNLQVESFIQTDAAVNPGNSGGALVNLKGELVGINSAIATATGSYSGYSFAIPSNLVKKIVDDLLEFGKVQRGLLGVQIVDVTSRVAESEHLDVLRGIFVTRVNEGSAASSSGIEAGDVIVGIDGNPVGGVSELQEMVARHRPGHSIKVTYRRGGQEKTVSTILKNYEGISSIAREPVIYEMEGATLEDISYSELTKRSIDGGVLVRKLEVGKWKKSGMKENFIITHIDKVSIDNVTDLNRVMSYKDGGVLVEGIYKDGTKGVYGLEW, from the coding sequence ATGAAGCGCTTTCTTATCATTCTTGTAGTCCTGGTTGCAGCGTTTATTGGAGCCGTAACAGGCGTTATTCTTACGCTCCGTTTTGTAGATCGTGCACCTGAATATACATCCATTGAACAGCATCAGAATCTTACCCTTGCGGGAATGAAGCCTGATTCGTCGCGGAAAATTTCAGTCGGAACAAATTTTGAATATGCTGCTAAAATGATCACTCCTGCTGTGGTTCACATCAGCATTGTATATGGTGCTGGTGATTTCAGTTTGAATCCTCTTGAACTCTATCGTCCACAAACTCATTCATCAGGATCGGGAGTGATCATTTCTGATGACGGTTACATCGTAACCAATAACCACGTCATTGAAGATGCAACGAATGTGGAGATCGAGATGAATGACAATCAAAGTTTTTATGCAAAAGTAGTTGGGCGTGATCCCAGCACTGATCTCGCATTGTTAAAAATCAAAGCAAAAAATCTTCCATTCATCAGATATGGAAATTCTGACTCGGTGGTGCCGGGAGAATGGGTACTGGCCGTGGGCAATCCTTTTGATCTTAACTCGACTGTTACAGCAGGTATCGTCAGCGCAAAGGCAAGAAATATTGGAATACTTCGCGATCGGAATAATCTTCAGGTGGAATCTTTCATCCAGACGGATGCTGCTGTTAATCCCGGCAATAGCGGAGGAGCATTGGTAAATCTTAAAGGGGAATTAGTGGGCATTAATTCAGCAATTGCTACTGCTACGGGAAGCTATTCGGGATATTCTTTTGCGATTCCCAGCAATCTCGTCAAGAAAATCGTTGATGATCTTTTGGAATTCGGTAAAGTACAGCGCGGACTTCTGGGTGTCCAGATCGTGGATGTCACTTCGCGCGTTGCTGAATCTGAACATCTCGATGTACTTCGCGGAATTTTTGTGACAAGAGTAAATGAGGGTAGTGCCGCAAGTTCATCGGGTATTGAGGCTGGTGATGTTATTGTTGGCATTGATGGCAATCCGGTGGGCGGAGTTTCTGAACTTCAGGAGATGGTTGCCCGTCATCGTCCCGGTCACAGCATTAAAGTTACCTACCGCAGAGGTGGTCAGGAGAAAACCGTCAGTACTATTCTGAAAAATTATGAAGGAATATCCTCCATCGCGAGAGAACCGGTTATTTATGAAATGGAGGGAGCAACGTTGGAAGACATCAGCTATTCCGAACTAACGAAGAGAAGTATAGATGGCGGCGTGCTGGTGAGAAAACTGGAAGTGGGCAAATGGAAAAAGTCCGGAATGAAAGAAAACTTCATCATTACGCATATTGACAAAGTCTCCATTGATAATGTTACCGACCTCAATCGTGTTATGTCATATAAAGACGGTGGCGTGCTGGTGGAAGGAATTTATAAAGATGGAACTAAAGGGGTCTATGGATTGGAGTGGTGA
- a CDS encoding DEAD/DEAH box helicase produces the protein MKSFDALGLSPGLVQSVSLLGFETPTPIQEKAIPVLLKGSRDFVGLAQTGTGKTAAFGLPLLELIDVDNKNTQALVLAPTRELGMQITSDLETFSEKFKSFNIVAVYGGASISEQIRKIKRGAHIIVATPGRLIDLIERKTINLGTIKYIVLDEADEMLNMGFKEDIDKILSFTPEDKSTWLFSATMPREVRAIMKNYMTDPFELSVGESHTGNANIEHRYVMVQEREKYMALKRILDFNPDIFGLIFCRTRIDTQRVAEMLMKDGYNADSLHGDLNQQQRDRVMMKFRERSLQILVATDVAARGIDVEDITHVIHLNMPDEMEFYTHRSGRTARAGKKGISIAMVSRQELGKVKQIERSMKSPMKRMMVPTGAEVCQKQLIALMKKVREVKVNETEIEAFLPAVYEELNDLTKNDLIKRFASIEFNRFLDYYRNAPDLNGDRRSTSTEGSYERSDRGDRGDRDRGDRGDRSERSERPARSSGGTRFFINLGKMDGLDKSRMLEIIDEHTGLEKRDIGQIDLMGAYSFFEVEKHLSDKVLKGFTGAEVEGRQVRVEITESRGGGAQGGRSSGPSSEPTRERKRFVPGNKGTSGGSNGGGDRFHRKRR, from the coding sequence ATGAAATCATTTGATGCCCTGGGCTTGTCCCCAGGTTTAGTGCAGTCGGTATCCCTTCTCGGCTTCGAAACGCCAACCCCAATTCAGGAAAAAGCTATACCAGTCCTTTTAAAAGGCTCCCGCGATTTCGTGGGTTTAGCTCAGACCGGAACAGGAAAAACGGCAGCTTTCGGCCTTCCTTTGTTGGAATTAATAGACGTTGATAATAAGAATACTCAAGCACTTGTTTTAGCACCTACCCGCGAACTGGGTATGCAGATTACCAGTGACCTTGAAACCTTCTCAGAAAAATTCAAGTCATTCAATATCGTTGCTGTTTATGGCGGAGCCAGCATCAGCGAGCAAATCAGAAAAATCAAAAGAGGTGCTCACATTATTGTGGCTACTCCTGGTCGTCTGATTGACTTGATTGAACGCAAGACAATCAATCTCGGTACCATTAAGTACATCGTTCTTGATGAGGCTGATGAAATGTTGAACATGGGCTTTAAGGAAGACATCGATAAGATCCTTTCTTTCACACCAGAAGATAAGAGCACGTGGCTTTTTTCTGCTACTATGCCTCGGGAAGTTCGTGCCATCATGAAGAACTACATGACAGATCCTTTCGAACTTTCTGTAGGAGAGTCTCATACTGGAAACGCGAATATTGAACATCGCTATGTGATGGTTCAGGAACGTGAAAAGTATATGGCGTTGAAGCGTATTCTGGATTTTAATCCTGACATTTTTGGTTTGATCTTCTGCCGCACACGAATTGACACACAGCGTGTTGCCGAAATGCTCATGAAGGATGGTTATAATGCCGATTCACTTCATGGGGATCTTAATCAGCAGCAACGTGATCGCGTAATGATGAAGTTTCGCGAGCGTTCCCTTCAGATACTGGTAGCAACCGATGTTGCCGCACGTGGTATTGATGTTGAAGACATCACACACGTTATTCACCTGAACATGCCGGATGAAATGGAATTCTATACTCACCGCAGCGGACGTACGGCCCGTGCTGGTAAGAAAGGTATTTCCATTGCTATGGTAAGCCGCCAGGAGTTAGGTAAAGTGAAGCAGATTGAAAGAAGCATGAAATCGCCGATGAAGCGTATGATGGTTCCAACGGGTGCTGAAGTTTGCCAGAAGCAATTGATCGCACTCATGAAAAAGGTGCGTGAAGTAAAAGTTAATGAGACTGAGATCGAAGCATTTTTGCCGGCGGTCTACGAAGAGCTTAATGATCTTACAAAGAATGATCTTATCAAGCGTTTTGCTTCAATAGAATTTAATCGCTTTTTGGATTACTATCGCAATGCACCGGATCTTAATGGAGACAGACGATCCACCAGCACGGAAGGGTCGTATGAAAGATCTGATCGTGGAGACAGAGGTGATCGTGACCGGGGAGACAGAGGTGACAGAAGTGAGCGTTCAGAACGTCCGGCACGTTCTTCCGGAGGAACTCGCTTCTTTATCAATTTAGGTAAAATGGATGGTCTTGATAAATCCAGAATGCTGGAGATCATTGATGAACACACCGGACTTGAAAAAAGAGACATTGGCCAGATTGACCTGATGGGTGCCTACTCATTCTTTGAAGTTGAAAAACATCTCTCCGATAAGGTCCTTAAAGGCTTTACAGGAGCAGAGGTTGAAGGACGTCAGGTGCGTGTTGAAATTACAGAATCAAGAGGCGGCGGCGCGCAGGGAGGAAGAAGTTCCGGACCAAGCTCAGAGCCGACACGCGAGCGTAAGAGATTTGTTCCTGGTAATAAAGGTACCAGTGGAGGCAGCAACGGCGGTGGGGATAGATTTCACAGGAAACGCCGATAA
- a CDS encoding response regulator — MQPKKYRSVMLIDDNEIDNLINQKMIESASITEHIYVHTGAKSAIEFLRNMEKLDLADKVLPDVIFLDIDMPLMDGFQFLDEFEKLSSSTKKKSKIVMLTSSINPQDFNRSKKYLNVKLYLNKPLNHESILALNI; from the coding sequence ATGCAACCTAAAAAATACCGGTCGGTCATGTTGATTGACGACAACGAGATTGATAATCTCATCAATCAAAAAATGATCGAATCGGCTTCTATCACAGAGCATATTTATGTGCATACCGGAGCGAAAAGCGCTATCGAATTTTTACGCAACATGGAAAAACTTGATCTGGCAGATAAAGTTTTGCCGGACGTCATTTTCCTCGATATTGACATGCCCTTAATGGATGGATTTCAGTTTCTCGATGAGTTTGAGAAACTGTCTTCTTCGACAAAAAAGAAATCAAAAATTGTGATGCTTACTTCTTCGATCAATCCACAGGATTTCAACCGGTCCAAGAAATATCTAAACGTAAAACTCTATCTCAACAAGCCGTTGAATCACGAGAGCATCTTAGCATTGAACATTTAA